CATTCCGTTGATATATGCTTTTTAACtgctttttcaattttaaaggCTGCAATGAGCTGAGCATTTGCAACTGAATTATGCTGGTACGAAAACTTGCAGTAGTTTTGACTTAACCCCACCTGTCCTCTGTCAAATAAAACTACTgataaaactaatttaaaataaagacATTTATTACAAAGATGGAATTTTATAAGCTTTGAATCGTCAATGTTGGTCGCACACTGCACAGAGCACAGAGTTTCATAACAGAGGTAATGTTGCATGTGGCCCCTTCTTCCTAAAGCTCATTTATTCACTCTTTTGTCTCTAAAACTTTCACTTTCTTAAACATTTCGTTTTTCAAATTGGATAATTCCAATGAAGtccataaaatattttctgcactactaaatgaaaattttggagTATATGATTTTTTCCAACACAAAACGGTAAATATTAGTATAGAATCAATAAAATTGAGTGTAAAAGTCAGCTTTAGAGGCCATAATACTTGTTAAtttaataactatttttttgtaaatgaaaCTAACGttcattccttttattttggtttggcaACCATgaacataaatatgtttttgaCCCCATATAAAAACAAAGCTAAAAAAGGATAAAACATTTGAAagataaaaaagtaaaaacagagTACAGAACACACTGCATAAAAAGgaaattagaaaagaaaaacagtttttcaaaaaaaaaaagagcagtTCTTAAAAAAACAGTATAAGCCAACTTATTTTTTCACTGACCCTAGAGAATTTAAAAATCTactctcttttcttctctttctccctGTGCTTAGACACACAGAGTCCCCCTCTACTCTATCTACTACAAGTATAGACTTTAAGCGTCGAGACAACTTTGTAAGAAACCCAATCTCTCTCTTGCTCTACATTACTTAAAAGCAAACATCTAACATCATCAAACTTATTAGCCACAACATACATGGACTACGTAAGCTCCTTTCcctttcttattcttctttttttatgtaCAAAGGTTAACCGTTTTTATCTTCCACCAGGAATATGGTGGAGAGTACTGCAGGAGGGGAGACGTGCCTGCGTTTGGAAGCTGGAACTGGAACGACGCCGTTCCATTCACTCAGTGCTTCGAGACAGCAACCACTCAGCAACCTGCTATTCTCCACTACGCTCCTTACCCTCAAGATCGCGATCTTTACCTCGAAGATGATCTCTACgacaaccaccaccaccaccttgTCTCTCCCGCCGTGATCCTCCTACCTCGACGCAAGGTACTTCTTTCATTACCTCCAACATATTAACACGCCGCGAACTAATATGTTCCCGtgaaatgtgttttttttttgtttcagtctAGGGTGGGCCAGGAGCCAAAGAGAGATACCTCCAAGGAGGAACACAACTTCAAGAACGAGGCGACGAGGTGTCCAACACCGGTGGAGAAGCGGAGGATGGCGGCACCGAAGCCAGTTGACGAAGACTTGTACAAGGTGTCGCCTCAACTCCTCTCCGCCAAATCAACAAAGGTAGAACTATTTTTTCTCAGTTCATTACTTGTTTTATCTTAAATCCGCAATTAGTATAGGTTTTAAAGATtgattttgaaaatgttataaCTCAAAAATGCAGAAGAGAGGAGGTGGGTTTGGGTGCATTTCAAGGTGTTTTTTGCCAACAAGCGTGAGAGATTGAGTCAGACAACACTTTATTTTCCCTTTTTGTTGTTGGTTATAATAGTATTAGAAAACGTATGCTCGTGAAGTTatgtatgtatttttaaatcatGCGTGGTTTAAGCTAATGCAGTAGTAGCTCTGGGAAAAGCTAGCCATATTGTATTATGCATATTAGTTAATTAAGACTTATTTTGCAACttctttatgtttttgaaaGTAGTGTCTAAATGTGTAATGTGTTAAAGGATTTGGTGAGATTAATTTACGGATGGGAAAGCAAAGGAGTTAAAGGATCAAGACGGAGGGGAATGTTGAATAGTACCTTAGTTTCATCTCGGATAGTTTTGACTTATGGCAGGGCTACTACCTTTTTTCCTTTATGTGGTTTGAAAAAGAGTGGACTAATTAATAGTTACTGAAAACCAGATAATGGATCTAAATGATCGGCAGGACAATGATAGTTAAGGAATTTAGTTGTATATTTATGATAGATTCTGAATATTTATGGAGTTCAGGCAGATAGTTTTCAGTAAATCCAAATCATATTTTGAGACattctaattttaaatttgaggTGATAATTAAAACTTGTCTTACATTTTAATTAACTAGCGggtatttaaaaatcaaaataaagctATCTTTTCGACACATGTTTTCTATCAAACCCATATACTTTGAATTACTTGAAAATAAGATTGATCTCTACCCTAGCTAATATGGTATCCCTtcgttctttttgtttttctactGGACacttttttataacaacgtTGTCTAAACCTCCTCGTTTTCTTTCCACTTTTCACTGTGGTATGGTATATGCAATTTCTGATGGTACATATTTTGGATTTCTATTGATAGTCCTTGTAGAAGATATGCTAATAATACCAAATTTTCATTCCTTTTCCTTGTAGCGAACCCCTTTTTCTATCTAAAAATCATTCCTTTTCCTTtgcatttcttctttttttttttcaaactttttccTTTGCATTTCTCTCCTGTTTTCTCAATAACTTATATCTACACTGTACTATGCCTTTCATAAAAGCAGCCCCGTTATGATTAGGTAACCaaatgtttttggttttgttttggacAGAATAACCAATAAACCAGATGTCACATACAACGTTTAAGTCTCACTTAGATGTTAGGCTTCACTCTAAAGGAACTACGACAGCCATCTCTTTCATCTTAcgttacaaatattaaaatccaggtttcaaaaaaataaaactttgaaaCTCCTTGTGAAATTTTCTCATCTTTTTACTATcttttagaaaacaaaagaaaattacacGTTCAAATAAAGAGAAAAGTAGTTGAATTATGATTATCAGATGTTGTTTAAAGCTTTAGAAATAGACCCACACTAGGAAAAAAGAAGGCGTTAAAATGTTGCACTCTAAACTAAAAGTCTAAAGCACGTTTAAAAACATCATACCACTAGCTTTTGATTAAATTAGCTTATACTTTTCTACTTTGTTGTGGGGATAGGAATGTATCACATATAATCCCactgttaaattttttatatgactATCAATGATTTGTACGCATGATAGGAATGTAACACCTATAACTTTGTAAGTTTGTAACTTAATTGTTTAAAtgtgaaagaagaaaaaataacgaaaaaactaatttattatgAAAAGTACATTGCACAAACATGTGTTCATTGAAATCAAACTTACTCTTGTATTAGCCATATACTTATGGCTCTGCCTAAATTTTAAGGACATCTTCAATTccactatattttttattctaaaatataatttagaataaaataGCTCTAAACTCAACTAACtctattttatagagaaaaatatatgtttattcgATTTATAGAAtaattcattttttgtttattcatcattttaaaataaagtacCATTGGAGTAGAACTCAATTCTGCTATAAAGCGGTGATGCTCTGAGAAGAGGGCTTAATAGAGGAAACAATACCAACACTTGTACCAATTTTAACCAAACCATCAAGAGGGAAGTAAAACGGATAAAACTCTACCGAACATAGCAACTACTATACAAAACACGACATCCCTTCTTGTTATGGCAAGCCGTCATGAAACTCCCGACCGCTGTTACAAAACACTGAGCGCAATCTAATGCGCTTAAATCCATAGTGCACTGAACCAAACCGTTTAAAGTCACAAAAGGTGCCAGCTTTGACTTACCTTTACCTAAACCTTGACTCTCACGCAAAGCCGTCTCAGACCTAATTCTATCAAAGAGTTCCCCGAGTTTATTATCAAACGTTTTGGGGGCAGTTTTTCAGTTACGTTAGCTACGTTGTAGTATATAAAACCAGCACCAGTGTCGAGCTTCCCTATGAAATATTCTTTTGGATGTAACGTAAGAAGCAGAAGTCGTATAAGATTTTTGAGTCAGATTGGTTTGGACAGACTTCACGGTTTTTCTTGGCAGCGTCTTGGATGCAGTTGGAGCAATCGGTGCTGCTGATGTCTCCTTTGCATATATTGAGCAAGACCGTAGACATTGTCTTTCTAGCTTGCTGTAGCTTGAGGAAGTTGTGTTCGTGAAGCCTTGTGAAGGAGTCTTTGAGACTAGTGTTGCGAGGAGTGAATCAATGTTCTTGGATATTGGCTGGTGTTCGAGACTTTTGAGTTTTTGTTGCAAAGGTCCCATATTGAATCAGCTGCTCTGCAGCTGCTTACAAGGAGACATTTGACAATAAATgtc
The nucleotide sequence above comes from Brassica napus cultivar Da-Ae chromosome A9, Da-Ae, whole genome shotgun sequence. Encoded proteins:
- the LOC106363983 gene encoding uncharacterized protein LOC106363983; the encoded protein is MDYEYGGEYCRRGDVPAFGSWNWNDAVPFTQCFETATTQQPAILHYAPYPQDRDLYLEDDLYDNHHHHLVSPAVILLPRRKSRVGQEPKRDTSKEEHNFKNEATRCPTPVEKRRMAAPKPVDEDLYKVSPQLLSAKSTKKRGGGFGCISRCFLPTSVRD